In the genome of Labrus bergylta chromosome 7, fLabBer1.1, whole genome shotgun sequence, the window TAAAAGGGATAATAAGTAAGGCAAAAAATGGGAAGAATATAAAAGTTACAGGCCATTGTGCAGAAAAATGTTAATACAAATGTTACATAAAGTAGCACACACGTGGCCTACAGTCTAGCTGGCCAATATTTGCTTATCATAGTTGTCAAGGAAATGTCTAAAAGGCGACATttatgtttttgaacatatatttgggtaacctgcgtgtctaccgacccacaaaatgtgaaataaacccatcttgtcatttgtttgtggtctgcataagtcttacaacacagagaaaaatgctccgtttcaaatttgctctccttgtgatgtcacagtgggattctggttaaagaaataccctcccctcccctggtatttccacccatggactccatctCCATggatttttttcaataaaatgcaCATTTACCCCGATCTTATTTTTTAGCTCGTTTTTTCTTGAATTAAGCAAGATTACGTGGCACAAACGTTCCTATCTGCTTAATCCCTGAAATAGCAAttactgtcatgtttttttaagttattttgaGCACAATGCATCAGAAACGTTTCGCTCTATGCACCAATCCATGGTCCCTGCACTTTCAGACAGTACTTCCCCTCTTGTAGGACTCTTTAGGGAATAATTGATTTCCTCCCAAAGTTCCTATAGTCCCTGGGGAAAGTTCCTGCATTGGACATGTAGCTTTTGTCCTGAGAAAATTCTATGAAGATCACAAGAATCATCGGTTTTTCTCCTCAAGAATTACTCTATTTCTGTCCCAAGTTTCTTGTCAATTTTGCCACAATTTGCTAATACTTTCCATCTGGCCTAAACATTTGGATGGACTTGATTGGCCAACATCTGCATCCTTGTAAGGCTCTACAAATGCCTGAGCAAAGATCTTATTATTAACTCATGGCACCACTGGCATCCAAAACTGTTACACAAACCAAAGGCAATAACTTCCTCTGCGATAgtctctctttcacacattcacattctcTCATGTCAACACAGTCCTCTGTCCCCGCCTCACCCTCAgaccagccagccagccagccagccagccagccaggtCTCCCCTCCCTCACTAAATGCTTTTCTGTCAGAACGGCTCTGTGTGTTAATCCAGGAGTTTATAGGGTTGTATTGTCACCCCTctgctctgcctctctctctctgtgtttctgctttgCTGTCACTCACAGTCCTGACctactttttttgtccctgCACGTCCTGTCCAGACCCTGGTGTCTAAACAAAGGAGggtgttgtttacatgttgccCATCAAAAGGCAGGATGCTAAAGCTGCCGCATCAACAAATGAGATGCAAAGAGCCGAGGACCGCAGGCAAGTCGGCTGTTTAGTGAGGCTAACATTTTGCAGAGACAGAGTTGCACTTCCTAGATACCTAATTATAGTAAATCTGTGTAAATTTGGTAATTTTTTCCTTAAGTtggaaaaaataacattttccaCTTCACCCCTTTACTTCAGCAGTTGCTGATAACATATCTGATTATTCCACAAAGTTTCCCAAAGCAATTTACTTTCATCCAATAGGGAAACAACAGGTGTGGTCTACTTAAGTGCTGTACTTCCTATGAACAAGCATCAGGAAGAACAActgtatttttaactttttttatgtCAGACTTATTTATTTCTGGAGGGAAATGTTGCGCTTTCCAGAGAAGTTTATTTCACAGCAATATATGGGTTTGATTCTTTggttctgttaaaaaaaaaaaaaaagggaaccaaAAAAATTATCTCCAAAATACCTCCAGGAACTCTAATAGCAGGAAGATAGATAAGTTGCAGAGTGCTTGTATGAGGTCAGAAACAAACTGATCTCCATGGTAAACAGCGGCTGTGTGAGGAAAAAGCCTCTCTGTTGGTGTTCCTGTTTAGACATCTGAGGCGCTGCAGTTATTCTAACTATGTTGGCTGCTGTGTTCAGAGCATGACACAGCCAGAAAGTAACAAATCCTCACAGAGGAAAAAGAATATGTGCGGTTAATCAACTCAACAGGTCAAATGAATAAGTGATGTGTTTATATTCTGCCACAATAATTACAGTCAGCTGTTGTTTAAACGTGTTGAGAAAATACAAATTTGGCTGATTTTCTCCCAAACACAACCTTAGGGGGAAGTATAAGTGGATACGTTTTCTAAAACACTTAAAGTCAAGACCGCCTGCAGGATGAAGGGATCATGCTCAATCACACGGCTGAAGAGGACTGGTGTGTTCAGCTGAAGACTCTTGGGTCTCCATGGCTCCTGACTGGAGGCCTTTATGCTGCACAGTAGTATCAGTCATCACTGAGCTCGTGCACTGGTCTGGGGAAGTGACTTTGAGCTTGTTGTGTCTCCTCGGCCCCACGCTGCGCTGTTTTCCATACGGGGCGGGGTGACGCGCGGTCCGGCGCACAGAGCAGAGCGCACCGTCACCAGCCGCTCTCCCTGCACCGACTGACTGAACAACATGGGTCTGGAAAAGGAGAAACTGGACACCAGCATAATTATGGACGAAGATGAGTTCAACAGATCGATAGAACCGATCCTGTCGAAGAAGGGGAAAGTTTACACAGCGGAGCCGGACCGAGATCCAAACGACATCAACGCGCACTTGAAGGTAGGTCTGAACATAGAGCGGAATTACTGTTTAAAAGTGAAACCACACACACCAGCGGTTGCCAGGTTGTGTTTTGTTAAGTGACAGAGTAACTTTTTCGTATTGTTTTTGTGACCTAAAAGGGTGAGATTGGCACTCGGCAGCATGAATACCTGGAAGTCGCTGCCTGGCTGCCTGTCTGCGCTTTACTCCATCGTTGTTATTATTGCAGCTCATTGCGTGTCCCCGTGTGTTTGATCTGACAGCTCGGCTTTGAAGATGTCATCGCGGAGCCCATCTCCGCACACAGCTTCGACAGAGTGTGGATAGGAAGCCACGCTGTCTTCGAGCTGGTCAAATTCATCTTCTACCGGCTGCTGAGCACGCTGCTGGCCGTGCCCATGGCTTTCGTCCTCGGCGTGGTGTTCGGGGTGCTCAGCTGCATTCACATCTGGTAGGGAGAATATTCCTTTCAACCTGCAGGTTTCGGTTTGGTGGTGTTATTTGAGCCTGGAACAGTACCAAATACCTCCaaaactaaataataataatatttcatCTTAATATTAAAGTGATGCAATGAGCCTCAGATATAGATGAAGGCAAGTCAGTGTTGCAAACACGTTTAAACTTTCAGTATGTATTCAGCATATCAGATTAAATAACTATGATAAGGATACAAACCCCTTTAAATCCTGTTAAAGTCTAATAATAgcactttaaacttttttgttttaggtACCAAAATCCCAAGTCATGTCCCTGTGGGAACATTTCAGGAACACTACAGTGTGGGACTTTCCCTCAGGGTCCACAGCTAATTGCCAGCATACTTTTTCTGGCCCTTAAGGCAAACATTGACTCAAGTTATTTTTACAGTTAGCGTCATatgagtttaaaacattttgtcagcgttttgttttttttaacttatatTTGGATAATTATGTCATACTTATGTCAGCTATATGCGCCTGCAGCAAGCTTAACCAGGTGCCtccattttttgggggggagctGATCATTCAATGAATGCACATGTTCCACAACCCAAAGAGTCCGTTTATTAACACTTGATGGAACGACATTTTGATGCGATGAAGAAAGTGCTGTATGGAAAGTTAGGAGGAATATTTTGTTCCACTGGtggtggaaaataaaaaaaacgccCCATGCCCTTTGCAAAGTTAGCTGCATTCTAACAGCTTCTCAGGCCTGTTTGCAGACCAGAGTGTGACATTTTTCATAAGCAGACTGAGAGCTGTAGAGTTACTTCCAAGTGATCTTTGACCTTAGGTAAGGTCACAAGGTCCGGATGATTCCCTCAACAGAAGCATTTGAAGGAGGAAGTCAGCGCAGGTATTCATCAATAGAGGTACTCAGTGGTGACGCTGAGCTGCTCAATACATGAGGAATGTCAGGAAGGTAGATCACAGAGGGATGCTGCTTCAAAGGAGAGCACAGAGTGTACAACTCACTGTTTTATTTGGGGTAGAATACATTAGAGTGGAGGTCACAGGCTGCATAAAAGtaacaatactttttttttacaacagaggAACAAAACCACATAACAGATGAGACAATAGCAATCATTGATAGAAATAACTGAAATATCTAAatagggttgtcacaataccacaTTTGTAAAGATCAAAatatattgatacctgtttccataccacagcaacaaatatTCAAGTCCTGCGGACTGCTAACATACAGTTATATGTGCTATTCAgactgtgctctctctctctctctctctctctctctctctctctctctttgctcacAATTGCAATCCTTAAACAAGGATGAtggtatcattttaaaactagATGTATCTATTAATATGTATGTATATTtgacatcaaattaaaatacagttacagaaaatgagcaaaaaatctaaaatgtctGTGTTATGCAATCCTTACTATGGTTTGAATTaggttgtattttcttttgcgtaaattattttaaagagaaaaggaTTAAAGACAGCACAGGTGCCAAACAGTTGAAACAGAGTGGCACTTGGGGATAAAAAAGTGTTTCATCCAGGCGGAAAGATTCAATccccatttaaaacaaataattaacaAATTTACGTCACTGCAGTGATGCTTATTGGATCGGTTACTCATATGTGGAACGGCTGTTTCATGTCAGCTCGCTGGAGTTTGGAGTTAAAGGGCCGGCTCTGAGCATTATTTCTCCCTGCTGATTAGCTCAATCTGTTACAGTCGGTGATAACAAAACCCTTTGAACATTGATATTAGGGATGAGATGAGAATGTagttttttccttcttcagGCGCAAGGACAGTTCTATGTCTGACAGCCAGCAGTTGCTAATGATGAATTAGCATTAGCAATTGGTGTCAAGTTAATAAGACTGAACTTGTAAATATGA includes:
- the cav2 gene encoding caveolin-2, which codes for MGLEKEKLDTSIIMDEDEFNRSIEPILSKKGKVYTAEPDRDPNDINAHLKLGFEDVIAEPISAHSFDRVWIGSHAVFELVKFIFYRLLSTLLAVPMAFVLGVVFGVLSCIHIWLVMPVIQCFLMLLPSIQVVWRSLTDMFITPLFHSMGKILSSVQVKTIEN